The segment GATAAATGCAGAGGGCCATGATGAGACAAGTGCGATCACCAGCTTTGTAGTTATTTTGCGCTTTTGACAGCAATTTTGAGATCGTGAATCAATCGGTTTTTAATCCGATGCCGTTCGGCCAAATCTGGCGCTCGCAACGCCGATGATGGGTGATAGGTCGCAATCACGAAGTGCGCCAATGGAGAGGACATCAATTTACCCAGGTGCTGCGTTAGCCTAAAATTACGATCAAACACTGTCTGCGCTGCAGTCGCGCCTAGACAGACTATAGTGCGCGGGCGAACCACTTCAATTTCCGCTTCTAACCAGGGGCGACAGGCCCGAATTTCGCGCATGCTAGGTTTCGTATGCAACCGCCGTTTGCCACGCTGTTCCCATTTAAAATGTTTTACCGCATTGGTCAAATACACTTCGCTACGAGCGGCGCCCGCTGCTTCCAGGCACTGCACAAGTAATTTTCCGGCCGGACCCACAAAAGGCTTTCCTTGGCGATCTTCTTGATCGCCCGGAACTTCGCCAATGATCATCAGGCGCGCTTGAGCAGGCCCGCTGCCAAACACCGTTTGGGTGGCATGACGGAACAGCTCACAACCCCGGCATCCCTGGGCCGATTCGCGTAGCGATTTCAACGAAAAGTGCGACGGCAAAAACTGTATGGCCGAATCGTGAAGTTTCGTTGGATCGGCGCGAGAAAGCGAAGCGAATCGCATGGGGACGCTCGACTCTAAATGCGGCCGGTGAGCAACAGGATTACAAGGATTAGTACAACCAAGCCGAGTCCGCCACTTGGATAATATCCCCAGCCCCTGCTATAGGGCCACGTAGGGATGGCGCCCAACAACAATAAAATCAACACGATCAACAAAATTGTGCCAAGCATATCGATTCTCCTCGGCTAAATGATTTCCCCTCCGTGCCGGTGATCAAAAAATCCGTACTTCAAACAACGGACAAAATGGAACGCAAATTGCGCGCCATTGATGAATTGCTCGTTTTCTTGAGAATTGCAATTTCAATAGATCATCTTTGCATGATCAATTCCGCGATGATGGCGGTAACGCTCAGAAAAGAAGGCACATAGTCTGCCATTCTGGTTGTTCCGAAACCAGTTTGAGTTAGGTTGTGCATGGCCATTGGTTTGCAAATGTTCTTCGCATTGAAGAATCCGTTAGGAGAATGAGGCGGCATATTTATTGCGTTTAACAGGGGGCAATCGAACTTGCACGCAACCACGTCCGGTCTACGCCCCAAAGCAAATGTTATCCGCCCCAGACAATCGTGATGCAGGTCAAAACCTCTCCGACAACAGAGCCTTTGCCGAGCGCTCTACAACTTTTCATGAAGTAACCGATTCCGATCGTCTCGCACATTTAGAATGGATTGCCCATTGGCTGGACGACGGCTTTCAAATTCCTTCCCTACACATTCGTTACGGCTGGGACGCGCTGGTGAAATTAGTTCCCGTAATCGGCGACACCTTGGGCCTATTTGCATCGCTATATTTGTTTTGGGCGTTTCGCCGCTTCGAGCTTGCCCGGGTTACTAGGATGCGAATGGCGGTGAATATTGCAATCGATTATTTCGTCGGCATGATTCCCCTGATTGGCACCGTGTTCGACGTGTTCTGGAAACCGAATGTGTGGAATGTGGAGTTGCTGCGGCGTCATTTATCCGTGACAACTTGGGACCAGGCACGTCGAGCTCGACGAAGCGATTTGTGCTATGTAATTGTTGTTGGTTTAATCGCAGTACTTATTTTGGTGCTTATTGGCATGGGCATCTATTGGTTGTTAGCTGCCATTGTGCATTGGCTGACACAAAACGTTTAATAGGCGTAATCTGCCCCGCACACGTGATTGACGGGAGCCGGAAAAAAGCTCTATTCTTTCAGTCCGCCAAAAGATTTAACCTTAGTAGGTGACCATTCGGACCTTCGTCGACCGCACGCCAACCCAGATCATTTGATCGATGAATATCAGCCGGTTACTCTTGCAAACGGTGGGCGCGCTATTTCTTTGTGCAGGGTTGGTGACCGTTTCATTCTTCTGCGTCGATTGGCCGGTGGCAGTGTGGGTTCACGAACATGCGAACGTGGCGCCTAGTTGGTTGCGAAACCCCCCGGATGTTGTTACAGGACTCGTCTACATATCGCCAGTGCTGTTGCTATTGGCTCTGCTAAAGCGATGGTGGAAGCCATGGCAGCGAGAGGAGGCCCTCGCCATAGCCGGATTTCTCAATATCGTTGTTGCGGCAGCGCTAAAATATTTGCTCAAATGGATTTTTGGCCGACCTGGTCCTAATATGTGGTTTGGCCAGGGGCATTTTTTGACGGATCAGAGCCAATTCGTTTTTCATTGGTTTCATGGTCATCCGGACGATGGCTTCCCGTCAGGACACATGGCTATTGTTTGTGCATTGTGTGCGATGGTGTGGGAAACTTGGCCAAAGTGGCGCTGGCTAGCCGTGGGGACGATATTCGTCGCGGCGATATCGCTGGTGATCACCAATTACCATTTCGTCGGCGACACAATTGCCGGCGGTTGCATTGGTTGGTTGGCCGGTTTATGGACCCTTCGGCGTTCGTTGCCATGGTTAGGGTTGGCGGAATGCAATTCGCGGGATTCGCTCCAGCGCGCAAATAACTGACCGATCGATAGTTTTTCCTTGCCGCTTTCGCCTGGTTTGGCCCAAACGCTTGCTATAGGGATGTGGCTTTGATACGCTACAGCGAAGTCAACCGAAGAGCCTGGTTGAATTCCTGTCTGATTTTGGTTTGCCGATTAATGGATCGACCCGCTTCGACGGTTGAATTTTCTCGCCGCTTGTTTCCCTACCCATGTCGCATCTTGCGACCGTTTGTTGAAGCTCTCCGTCGCGCTGTGTTGCCACCACATCAAGTCACATAACGTTGTGTTCAAGGAGAATTTATGAGCCAGCCGAAGTTGATTTCTCTCATTGCCGCCATTGCCCTGTTAAGTCCGCTGTCGGCATTTGCCCAACGTGCTCGAACGAGTCCGCATGACACGATCAGCACGGTGATCGACGGCGACCGTGTGACGTTGGTTTATGGCCGGCCATATTCAAAAGATCCGCGCAGCGGCGAAGTTAGAAAAATTTGGGGAAAGCTAGTCCCCTATGGGAAAGCCTGGCGATTGGGCGCCGATGAAGCCACTTTGTTGGTCACTCAAAAGCCGCTCGAGATCGGCGATACTTCGGTTCCAGCCGGTGCGTACACGCTGTATATGGTTCCCGACGAAAACGGCGCCAAATTAGCGATCAGCCAGTCGCTTGGCGGCTGGGGAATTCCGGTTGATGAAAAGCACGATTTGGCCCGCGTCGATTTGAAAAAAGAACCGCTCGATAAACCGAATGATCAACTGGCAATGGCGCTGGAAAAAAATCCCTCGGGCGGAGGCGCGATTAAAATTATGTGGGACGACACGGAGTATTCGGTGCCCTTCACGGTTAAAAAGTGAAAATCGCGCGCTTTTTAGCAGCCGTAGTGGTACTAATGCCCATCCTGCATGGCATCGTCTCGGCGCATGCCGGCGATTCTCCCTCGGGGTTGGCAATACTTCAGCAGTTGCGTGGCTTTCAGCAGTTGGGCAGTGTGTTGCACATCGCCGCCCACCCAGATGATGAAAATACGCAGCTCATTACGTACTTGGCGCGGGGCCGGCATGTTCGCACAGCTTACCTGTCGATCACACGCGGCGACGGCGGGCAAAACGTGCTTGGTCCGGAATTCGGCGATGAATTAGGATTGATCCGCACCGAGGAGTTGCTTTCTGCACGGCGTTTGGATGGTGGCCAGCAATTTTTCACTCGGGCCATCGATTTTGGCTTCTCCAAAGATTACCGTGAAACGCTGCGAATTTGGGATGAGCAGGCGGTGCTCTCCGACGTGGTGCGCGTGATCCGCACGTTTCAGCCGGATGTGATTATTACTCGGTTTTCTCCGGAAGCCAGCCGTACGCACGGCCATCATACTGCGTCGGCTGTGTTGTCCGTCGAAGCGTTTAAACTGGCGGGCGATCCGGCGGCGTTTCCCGAACAACTGAAAGATTTAACGCCGTGGCAACCTAAGCGATTGTTGATGAACAGCGGTGGCTTTGGGCGCGGCGGGCCGGCTGGAGGGACGCAAGGCAATGCGCCCGGGGGCGGTGCGGAAAATAGCACTGCCGTGCGAATGGATATTAGCGGCACCGATCCGGTGCTGAATGAATCGTTCGCAGATATTGCGGCACAAAGCCGGGCCATGCATAAAACTCAAGGCTTTGGCAATTTCGGCGGCGGTGGACGCGGCGGCGCAAGGGTTGAATCATTCCAATTGCTTGCCGGTG is part of the Pirellulales bacterium genome and harbors:
- a CDS encoding DUF2911 domain-containing protein, with amino-acid sequence MSQPKLISLIAAIALLSPLSAFAQRARTSPHDTISTVIDGDRVTLVYGRPYSKDPRSGEVRKIWGKLVPYGKAWRLGADEATLLVTQKPLEIGDTSVPAGAYTLYMVPDENGAKLAISQSLGGWGIPVDEKHDLARVDLKKEPLDKPNDQLAMALEKNPSGGGAIKIMWDDTEYSVPFTVKK
- a CDS encoding UdgX family uracil-DNA binding protein (This protein belongs to the uracil DNA glycosylase superfamily, members of which act in excision repair of DNA. However, it belongs more specifically to UdgX branch, whose founding member was found to bind uracil in DNA (where it does not belong), without cleaving it, appears to promote DNA repair by a pathway involving RecA, rather than base excision.), producing MRFASLSRADPTKLHDSAIQFLPSHFSLKSLRESAQGCRGCELFRHATQTVFGSGPAQARLMIIGEVPGDQEDRQGKPFVGPAGKLLVQCLEAAGAARSEVYLTNAVKHFKWEQRGKRRLHTKPSMREIRACRPWLEAEIEVVRPRTIVCLGATAAQTVFDRNFRLTQHLGKLMSSPLAHFVIATYHPSSALRAPDLAERHRIKNRLIHDLKIAVKSAK
- a CDS encoding DUF3309 family protein; the encoded protein is MLGTILLIVLILLLLGAIPTWPYSRGWGYYPSGGLGLVVLILVILLLTGRI
- a CDS encoding DUF4112 domain-containing protein: MLSAPDNRDAGQNLSDNRAFAERSTTFHEVTDSDRLAHLEWIAHWLDDGFQIPSLHIRYGWDALVKLVPVIGDTLGLFASLYLFWAFRRFELARVTRMRMAVNIAIDYFVGMIPLIGTVFDVFWKPNVWNVELLRRHLSVTTWDQARRARRSDLCYVIVVGLIAVLILVLIGMGIYWLLAAIVHWLTQNV